The Haemorhous mexicanus isolate bHaeMex1 chromosome 5, bHaeMex1.pri, whole genome shotgun sequence genome contains a region encoding:
- the GPR85 gene encoding probable G-protein coupled receptor 85, with protein MANYSHAADNILQNLSPLTAFLKLTSLGFIIGVSVVGNLLISILLVKDKTLHRAPYYFLLDLCCSDILRSAICFPFVFTSVKNGSTWTYGTLTCKVIAFLGVLSCFHTAFMLFCISVTRYLAIAHHRFYTKRLTFWTCLAVICMVWTLSVAMAFPPVLDVGTYSFIREEDQCTFQHRSFRANDSLGFMLLLALILLATQLVYLKLIFFVHDRRKMKPVQFVAAVSQNWTFHGPGASGQAAANWLAGFGRGPTPPTLLGIRQNANTTGRRRLLVLDEFKMEKRISRMFYIMTFLFLTLWGPYLVACYWRVFARGPVVPGGFLTAAVWMSFAQAGINPFVCIFSNRELRRCFSTTLLYCRKSRLPREPYCVI; from the coding sequence atgGCGAACTACAGCCATGCAGCTGACAACATTTTGCAAAATCTCTCTCCTTTAACAGCTTTTCTGAAACTGACTTCACTGGGTTTCATAATAGGAGTCAGTGTGGTGGGTAACCTTCTGATCTCCATTTTGCTAGTCAAAGATAAGACCTTGCATAGAGCTCCTTACTACTTCCTGTTGGATCTTTGCTGCTCAGATATCCTCAGATCTGCAATTtgtttcccttttgttttcacCTCGGTAAAAAATGGCTCTACGTGGACGTATGGGACTCTTACTTGCAAAGTGATTGCCTTTCTGGGGGTTTTGTCCTGCTTTCACACTGCTTTCATGTTATTCTGCATAAGCGTCACGAGATACTTAGCTATTGCCCACCACCGTTTTTATACGAAAAGACTGACCTTCTGGACTTGTTTGGCTGTTATCTGTATGGTGTGGACTCTCTCTGTAGCCATGGCTTTCCCCCCAGTTTTAGATGTGGGCACCTACTCGTTCATTAGGGAGGAAGACCAATGCACTTTCCAGCATCGTTCCTTCAGGGCTAATGATTCATTGGGATTTATGCTTCTTCTTGCCCTTATCCTCCTAGCCACACAGCTTGTCTACCTCAAGCTGATATTTTTTGTTCACGATCGCAGGAAAATGAAGCCAGTCCAGTTTGTTGCAGCAGTGAGCCAGAACTGGACTTTTCACGGTCCCGGAGCGAGTGGCCAAGCAGCTGCTAATTGGCTGGCTGGATTCGGAAGGGGTCCCACACCTCCAACCTTGCTGGGAATCAGGCAAAACGCCAACAccacaggcaggaggaggctACTGGTTTTAGATGAATTCAAAATGGAGAAGAGAATCAGCAGAATGTTCTACATCATGACATTCCTCTTTCTGACCTTGTGGGGTCCCTATTTGGTAGCCTGTTACTGGAGAGTTTTTGCAAGAGGGCCTGTAGTACCTGGGGGATTTCTAACGGCCGCTGTCTGGATGAGTTTTGCCCAAGCTGGAATCAATCCTTTTGTCTGCATTTTCTCCAACAGGGAGCTGAGGCGCTGTTTCAGCACAACCCTTCTTTACTGCAGAAAATCCAGGTTACCAAGGGAACCTTACTGTGTTATATGA